From Chryseobacterium camelliae:
TTAAAAGAGGATATCCTAATGGGTTTGATACTGAATTTAATAATAAGTAACTGTATGTGAAAAAGGATACTAAAGAAAATACTGTTTTAAAGTATGTTTTCATTCCTATAGCATATTCAACCTTTGCCATAAAAATGAATGAAAAGATTGAATGGAAAATATTACCGGAAAAACAAACAATTGGAAAATATCTTTGTCAAAAGGCGGAAGGATCTTATGGCGGAAGGATCTGGAATGCATGGTTTACCTCTGAAGTTCCAATTTCCGACGGACCATATATTTTTAGTGGTTTACCTGGATTAATCATCAAAATAACAGATGATCAAGGAGATTATGATTTTGAATTGGTACAAATCAAAGATTTCAAATGGAAAGAATTATATCCGGCAAAATATCAGAAGTTGATTTCTTGGGAGGATTTCCAAAAAATACAGACCGATTTTTATAACAATCCTTTATCCACGCTTAAAAAAGGAGATATTTTAAATGAGGATGCTTCCGGAACTCTTTCCGAAGCAAACCACAGAGACGTGAAAGAATCTATCAGAAAAAATATCAGAAGTAAAAATAATCCCATAGAGCTAAATTATAAAGTAGATTTTAAAACCAATTAATAATATAATCTGTAATCTATTTTATTGATTTTGAAATCCTGCTGCTGGCGCAAGCATCTCGCTCGTGCCAAAATAAAAGCTAACTCTTTTTAGCATCTTTTATTGATTTGGATACCTATTATATCTAATAAATATAAGCGTGAAATAATGTGCACGAGCGTGACGCTCGCGCTAGCCAGGGGCATCACACTTGTCATTCTTGCTGTTTAAAATTTTGCCGATTTCTTACAGAATAACAGAGTTTAACGCTCCTTATATTTTAATTCTTAATTGTTTTTTCTATTTCTAAATTTGTTATATCTTCAAATTTAATAATTTGCAATAATTATTGTTACTTTATTAACTTTCTTTGTAGGGAGTCAAAGAAAGATCACCCTCAATTTCTCCATTATTGTTCAAATAAAAAATATTATTAATATTACCTTCATTAATGATGCTCATATCTCCAATTACTTCTTTTGCTCCTAATACCAACCAGATTATCTCAAGATCTTTTTCGGCTAATTTCTTCAGTAAATGTTCTTTATCAACAAGAAGGCAATCATTTCCTTCTTGAAATTTTATTGCAGGATTGAAAACTACTAACTTATTATCTTGATTATATAATTCATATTCATTATCTCTAAAATGTATATCTAATAAATTAAATAAATATTTGGTAGGTCTTTTTATATAAACATTTTCTTTTAAAGAAAAATCTTTTTCTTTATAATAAACATAGTTCATAGATGTCTGATATCCTGAAATATTTTTACCATTTATTTCAGAGTGTAATCTTTTATCGCTTGTTTCCGGATGATTTTCATATGTACAATCATCAAAAGCTTTACTACAATAATATTCTCTACTATAAACTTCATAAACATCTCTTTCTTGTGGAATTTGATGATTAAAAAACGATTTTCCTTTTAAAGTCTTAATAATGGCTGTTTTATCTTTTTTATTAATAATGAAACTTTTTATATGATACCATATTTGTTTCTTACTACCCATTGAATCTTCTTTACTATACCAAGAAGGATATGAATACAAATTCAACCACTCATTACCATTATTATCTTTAATATCTACAAGGAATTTAGGATGAACCAGATCATTAGTATTTAACACCCATTTAGTAAAATCTTTATTATTCCAATCAAATTTATTTTCAGGATACCAAAATGTTGCTTTATTATTTTTGTATGACTCCTCTTGATAAAATTCCCTTTCTAATAAAGTAGGGTCAATATCTCGTCTATTGGTAGACCAAGAGCCTGTAGTATATACTTCAAATTTACTGTCGTAGATAGAAGAATAGTCTAATTGTGTTAAATAATTATCTAAAATAACAGCTAACCATTTATAATAAGAAATAAGTACATATTTTTTTCCAATGGATTCTCTTTTAGAATAAGTTTCTTTATTGAAATATGCATCTCTTAAATGTCTATAATCATGAATGTCAAACCATTCTTTTTTCCATCCATAAGTTTTAAAAACGTCATTTATAATTAATCTTTGAATAACTGAAATATCGAATCTTGGTTCAGAAGAATAATTTTCTGAAATTCTATTTATGTAATTATACAGTAATTTTGCTTTATCAGGGGGGAGCTTAAAAAGGACTTTCAATACATTTTCTAAGCTCTCATATAAATCTTTAAAAAGTTCTTTCCATTCCTGTCTAACAAAATCAGATTTATAGTCTTTACAATGCTTGATTAGATTCTCTAATTCTTCTTTATTTTTCTTTGACGAATTGGTTACTTCTTGAAAAACACTATATGATTCTATTGAAATATTTGATATTTTAGAATGATAATTTGTACCTAATGTATATCTTGCAAAATCACTAAAACCCATTACGAGATTGTAAAGACTGTTTTGAACATTAAATTCTTTCTTTTCTATTTCAAACTTCTTAACCTCCGTTTCTGATGGAATCTTTTCAGGCATTTTACTTTTATATGGAGGACGAGCGTCTTTTATATCAAATTTCAATAATCCTTTAGAGTTTGCAAACTCTATAACTCCTCTCGCATAATCTCTAACTAAATGATGCTCAATAGGGTTTTTATTTTTAAAAATAAGATTAAAAATGAAGGTTGCAAAAACTTTTAACTGCTTCTCATTATTTGTTCTTAATGTTGAACCGTAAGCCACAGCAAAAAGTCTTTCCTTTACATATAAATCATTGACATTTTTGAAAAATTTAATCAACCTTTCAAGTAATGGTAGGTTGTTTTGAAAGATTTTAACCAAAGCTTTTGTTGATAAGTCTCTTAATTCTCTGTTTGATGAAGCTAAAAACCAAGTTAAAACAATTGATGTTAATTTTTTAGACTCTTCAGTAAAACTTTCAATATTCTCACTCTCAAATATCCAGTCAATAAACAGCTTTGCTATTTCAGAATCATTAATGAAAATAGTCCACCAATAATCTCTTTGATTCATTTTCATACCTGATAAAAAATTATCGAGATAATAAGAATTCAGAAAATGGTCTTCTCTTAAAGATAACTGAATAAGTATTTCAAGAAACTTATTTTTTAATCCATTAATTGTTAATATATATTTATCAATGTAATTATTTATTTTTTCGTTAATTGTATCTTTATTTCTCCATATCAAGCTATCTAAAAATGCTTCTCCAATATCGTATATGTTATTGTTTTCTAACAATTCGTAAAGTTCAAAATTTGTTTTTTCAGGAATAATAATAGAAAAAGCCTCAATTACGCTCTGATTTCTCATAATTGCATTTTCATCTTTTATATATTCATGAATTTTACAATCAGAAGTTATTGTTTTTTTCTG
This genomic window contains:
- a CDS encoding GLPGLI family protein; this encodes MKKDTKENTVLKYVFIPIAYSTFAIKMNEKIEWKILPEKQTIGKYLCQKAEGSYGGRIWNAWFTSEVPISDGPYIFSGLPGLIIKITDDQGDYDFELVQIKDFKWKELYPAKYQKLISWEDFQKIQTDFYNNPLSTLKKGDILNEDASGTLSEANHRDVKESIRKNIRSKNNPIELNYKVDFKTN
- the avs2 gene encoding AVAST type 2 anti-phage system protein Avs2; translated protein: MQNLDWNNIRSLNNSQKDGFEELVCQLAKNDNIDNAKSFVRKGSPDAGVECFWILNDDREICYQAKFFTSPLTSTQWGEIDESVKTALEKHPNLIKYIVSIPQDRADARVKGKKSFLDKWNDSVAKWEKWAKERNNDVEFLYEGSSELLDKLTKPENIGKRLFWFNQNEYSDEWFFKQNKSKIEDLGVRYSPEINVDLDIKYVFDGLYLNKRFKENLTNNIAKADTKFSEFLSTLKDFPEIKIFSEETFNKLKLKTKELLNKQNFEKHKLIKNLYDYTYNYLAAHFGNNYFKIIKDNKNESLIKREFDELVGSIHDVNSGLHNFDAELADVPYLLIEGKAGIGKSHLVADIIKQGFDENQFSILLLGQHFYTGNVWTQIKNLLDIKDSKEEFLGAINSKAESINSRIIIYIDAINEGEGKEIWQDQLNGLLEDIKAFPNIGIVLTIRSTYKDIVLPDNFLDKVAHFEHRGFDNLYNATKVFFEHYNIQEPPIPILNPEFNNPLFLKLFCKGLSDNGLKTIPQNYDNLNTIFDYLIDAVNKSLSKKFGYNHKDFNLVNEAIELIVSEMIKHPSFQISRKDANVLFKENFKNDVSNSRNILIELINENILNENAIYNPKTEKYDKEIVYFSYERLGDYLIAKTLLLEDLKIIEQKKTITSDCKIHEYIKDENAIMRNQSVIEAFSIIIPEKTNFELYELLENNNIYDIGEAFLDSLIWRNKDTINEKINNYIDKYILTINGLKNKFLEILIQLSLREDHFLNSYYLDNFLSGMKMNQRDYWWTIFINDSEIAKLFIDWIFESENIESFTEESKKLTSIVLTWFLASSNRELRDLSTKALVKIFQNNLPLLERLIKFFKNVNDLYVKERLFAVAYGSTLRTNNEKQLKVFATFIFNLIFKNKNPIEHHLVRDYARGVIEFANSKGLLKFDIKDARPPYKSKMPEKIPSETEVKKFEIEKKEFNVQNSLYNLVMGFSDFARYTLGTNYHSKISNISIESYSVFQEVTNSSKKNKEELENLIKHCKDYKSDFVRQEWKELFKDLYESLENVLKVLFKLPPDKAKLLYNYINRISENYSSEPRFDISVIQRLIINDVFKTYGWKKEWFDIHDYRHLRDAYFNKETYSKRESIGKKYVLISYYKWLAVILDNYLTQLDYSSIYDSKFEVYTTGSWSTNRRDIDPTLLEREFYQEESYKNNKATFWYPENKFDWNNKDFTKWVLNTNDLVHPKFLVDIKDNNGNEWLNLYSYPSWYSKEDSMGSKKQIWYHIKSFIINKKDKTAIIKTLKGKSFFNHQIPQERDVYEVYSREYYCSKAFDDCTYENHPETSDKRLHSEINGKNISGYQTSMNYVYYKEKDFSLKENVYIKRPTKYLFNLLDIHFRDNEYELYNQDNKLVVFNPAIKFQEGNDCLLVDKEHLLKKLAEKDLEIIWLVLGAKEVIGDMSIINEGNINNIFYLNNNGEIEGDLSLTPYKES